The following coding sequences lie in one Xanthomonas hyacinthi genomic window:
- the flgL gene encoding flagellar hook-associated protein FlgL: MSSNRISTGMMFSQSVNNMLGKQAKISHLEQQLATGQRLVTAADDPVASGTAVNLDRAVAELERFGQNANNVQNRLGLQENALSQAGDLMARVNELTVEANSSALTTDDRKAIASELKSLHASLLSLSNSTDGSGRYLFAGAADDSAPFAVVDGSVVYSGDQTQRSVEVAADTQVADALPGSEIFMRIRTGDGSVDAHAAGTNTGTGLLLDFSRDASSAAWNGGSYSVAFTATDTYEVRDGTGTVVKTGTYTAGEDISFDGLKMRLDGAPAAGDSFQIGASTNKDVFSSITDLVNALSTDPLTASDKAALQNTLQSSMRDVSQASAKMIDARAAGGAQLAALDNAAELRESNEVTLKTTLSSLRDLDYADAIGQYQLEQAALKSAQTIFTQMQSMSLFNMIR; the protein is encoded by the coding sequence ATGAGCAGCAACCGCATCTCCACCGGCATGATGTTCAGCCAGTCGGTCAACAACATGCTGGGCAAGCAGGCCAAGATCTCGCACCTGGAGCAGCAGCTGGCGACCGGCCAGCGCCTGGTCACCGCCGCCGACGATCCGGTCGCCTCCGGCACCGCGGTCAACCTGGACCGCGCGGTGGCCGAACTGGAGCGTTTCGGCCAGAACGCCAACAACGTGCAGAACCGCCTGGGCCTGCAGGAGAACGCGCTGTCGCAGGCCGGTGACCTGATGGCGCGGGTCAACGAATTGACCGTGGAAGCGAACAGTTCGGCGTTGACCACCGACGACCGCAAGGCGATCGCCTCCGAACTCAAGTCGCTGCACGCCAGCCTGCTCAGCCTGTCCAACAGCACCGACGGCAGCGGCCGCTACCTGTTCGCCGGCGCCGCCGACGACTCCGCGCCGTTCGCGGTGGTCGACGGCAGCGTGGTCTACAGCGGCGACCAGACCCAGCGCAGCGTGGAGGTGGCGGCCGATACGCAGGTCGCCGACGCCCTGCCCGGCAGCGAGATCTTCATGCGCATCCGCACCGGCGACGGCAGCGTCGATGCGCACGCGGCCGGCACCAATACCGGCACCGGACTGCTGCTGGACTTCAGCCGCGATGCCAGTTCCGCAGCCTGGAACGGCGGCAGCTACAGCGTCGCCTTCACCGCTACCGACACCTATGAAGTGCGCGACGGCACCGGCACCGTGGTCAAGACCGGCACCTACACCGCCGGCGAGGACATCAGCTTCGACGGACTGAAGATGCGCCTGGATGGCGCGCCGGCGGCCGGCGACAGCTTCCAGATCGGCGCCTCGACCAACAAGGACGTGTTCTCCAGCATCACCGACCTGGTCAACGCGCTGAGTACCGACCCGCTCACCGCCTCCGACAAGGCCGCGCTGCAGAACACCCTGCAGTCCTCGATGCGCGACGTCAGCCAGGCCTCGGCGAAGATGATCGATGCGCGTGCGGCCGGCGGCGCGCAGTTGGCCGCGCTCGACAACGCCGCCGAGCTGCGCGAATCCAACGAAGTGACGCTGAAGACCACCCTGTCCTCGCTGCGCGACCTGGACTACGCCGATGCGATCGGCCAGTACCAGCTGGAACAGGCCGCGCTCAAGTCGGCGCAAACCATCTTCACCCAGATGCAGTCGATGTCGCTGTTCAACATGATCCGCTGA
- the flgJ gene encoding flagellar assembly peptidoglycan hydrolase FlgJ — MRISASAIELNATTQNDPARIDKVSRQLEGQFANLLVKSMRDASFGDSLFPGENQTFRDMYDQQMAKALTEGKGLGLAAMIAKQLGGGKSADAPPTNTAIGAAQAAKAYSLVSGQSGAAGSSAGASAPADAGAAAGTGAAAWSGLDAADAPQQQVARVLDLIAGRETSAMHEAIGSNPADGSATLAWTGADDRWSDLAATAANDGAGIDASATAAANAAAASLGERTPEGFVAQIWTHAQKAARELGVDARALVAQAALETGWGRRGISRGDGASSNNLFGIKATGWSGERVSTGTHEYVDGVKQSQTADFRAYASPAESFADYVRLLKTNPRYQQALNAGTDIRGFAQGLQRAGYATDPSYAAKIAAIAGGPTIGRAVAAIGNAAASGIERAFASTSDPSNSALR, encoded by the coding sequence ATGCGCATCTCGGCCTCTGCCATCGAGCTGAACGCGACCACCCAGAACGATCCGGCCCGGATCGACAAGGTGTCGCGCCAGCTGGAAGGACAGTTCGCGAACCTGCTGGTGAAGAGCATGCGCGACGCCAGCTTCGGCGATTCCCTGTTCCCGGGCGAGAACCAGACCTTCCGCGACATGTACGACCAGCAGATGGCCAAGGCGCTGACCGAGGGCAAGGGGCTGGGCCTGGCGGCGATGATCGCCAAGCAGCTGGGCGGCGGCAAGAGCGCCGACGCGCCGCCAACCAATACCGCGATCGGCGCGGCGCAGGCGGCCAAGGCGTACTCGCTGGTGTCCGGCCAGAGCGGCGCCGCCGGCAGCAGCGCCGGCGCCTCCGCCCCGGCCGATGCCGGCGCCGCGGCCGGCACCGGCGCCGCTGCCTGGAGCGGCCTGGACGCAGCGGATGCGCCGCAGCAGCAGGTCGCGCGCGTGCTCGACCTGATTGCCGGCCGCGAAACCAGCGCGATGCACGAGGCGATCGGCAGCAATCCTGCCGACGGCAGCGCCACGCTGGCCTGGACCGGCGCCGACGACCGCTGGTCGGATCTGGCGGCGACGGCGGCCAACGACGGCGCCGGCATCGATGCCAGCGCCACCGCCGCCGCCAACGCCGCCGCGGCCAGCCTCGGCGAACGCACCCCGGAAGGCTTCGTCGCGCAGATCTGGACCCACGCGCAGAAAGCGGCCAGGGAACTGGGCGTGGATGCGCGGGCGCTGGTCGCGCAGGCCGCGCTGGAGACCGGCTGGGGACGCCGCGGCATTTCCCGCGGCGACGGCGCCAGTTCCAACAACCTGTTCGGGATCAAGGCCACCGGCTGGAGCGGCGAGCGCGTCAGCACCGGCACCCACGAGTATGTCGATGGGGTCAAGCAATCGCAGACCGCCGATTTCCGCGCCTACGCCTCGCCGGCCGAGAGCTTCGCCGACTACGTGCGCCTATTGAAGACCAATCCGCGCTACCAGCAGGCGCTGAATGCCGGTACCGACATCCGCGGGTTCGCCCAGGGCCTGCAGCGCGCCGGCTATGCCACCGATCCGTCCTACGCCGCCAAGATCGCCGCGATCGCCGGCGGGCCGACCATCGGCCGTGCCGTCGCCGCGATCGGCAACGCCGCCGCCAGCGGCATCGAGCGCGCGTTCGCCAGCACCTCCGATCCATCCAACAGCGCCCTGCGCTGA
- a CDS encoding flagellar basal body P-ring protein FlgI: MNLPSLPFRLLAAFALCAGLVAPAAAERIKDLAQVGGVRGNALVGYGLVVGLDGSGDRTSQAPFTVQSLKNMLGELGVNVPSNVNPQLKNVAAVAIHAELPPFAKPGQPIDITVSSIGNAVSLRGGSLLMAPLKGADGQIYAIAQGSLIVGGFGAQGKDGSRISVNVPSVGRIPNGATVERALPDVFGSSGEITLNLHQNDFTTVSRMVAALENTFGPGSAHAVDGGTVAVRSPTDPGARIGLLARIENVELSPGAAPAKVVVNARTGTVVIGAQVRVSPAAISHGSLTVTISEGTQVSQPNALSNGQTVAAPKSTITATNEGSRMFKFEGGTSLDQIVRAVNEVGAAPGDLIAILEALKQAGALSAELEVI; encoded by the coding sequence ATGAACCTTCCGTCCCTGCCCTTCCGCCTGCTCGCCGCGTTCGCGCTGTGCGCCGGCCTGGTCGCCCCGGCCGCCGCCGAACGCATCAAGGACCTGGCCCAGGTCGGCGGCGTGCGCGGCAACGCGCTGGTCGGCTACGGCCTGGTGGTCGGCCTGGACGGCAGCGGCGACCGCACCAGCCAGGCGCCTTTCACCGTGCAGAGCCTGAAGAACATGCTCGGCGAGCTGGGCGTCAACGTCCCGTCGAACGTCAACCCGCAGCTGAAGAACGTGGCCGCGGTGGCGATCCATGCCGAACTGCCGCCGTTCGCCAAGCCCGGCCAGCCGATCGACATCACCGTGTCCTCGATCGGCAACGCCGTGTCGCTGCGCGGCGGCTCGCTGCTGATGGCGCCGCTGAAGGGCGCCGACGGCCAGATCTACGCGATCGCCCAGGGCAGCCTGATCGTCGGCGGCTTCGGCGCGCAGGGCAAGGATGGCTCGCGGATCTCGGTGAACGTGCCCAGCGTCGGCCGTATCCCCAACGGCGCCACGGTGGAGCGTGCGCTACCGGACGTGTTCGGCAGTAGCGGCGAGATCACCCTGAACCTGCACCAGAACGATTTCACCACGGTGTCGCGGATGGTCGCGGCGCTGGAAAACACCTTCGGTCCCGGCAGTGCGCACGCCGTCGACGGCGGCACCGTGGCGGTGCGCTCGCCCACCGATCCGGGCGCGCGCATCGGCCTGCTGGCGCGGATCGAGAACGTGGAACTGTCGCCGGGTGCGGCGCCGGCCAAGGTGGTGGTCAACGCCCGCACCGGCACCGTGGTGATCGGCGCGCAGGTGCGGGTCAGCCCGGCGGCGATCTCGCACGGCTCGCTGACCGTCACCATCAGCGAAGGCACCCAGGTCAGCCAGCCCAACGCGCTGAGCAACGGCCAGACCGTGGCCGCGCCGAAATCGACCATCACCGCCACCAACGAAGGCAGCCGCATGTTCAAGTTCGAGGGCGGCACCTCGCTGGACCAGATCGTGCGCGCGGTCAACGAAGTCGGCGCCGCGCCGGGCGATTTGATCGCGATCCTGGAAGCACTGAAGCAGGCCGGCGCGCTGAGCGCGGAGCTGGAGGTGATCTGA
- the flgK gene encoding flagellar hook-associated protein FlgK has product MSVLSTGTSALIAFQRALATVSHNVANINTDGYSRQRVSFATTTPTQYGSDYIGNGTEITDISRVADQLATSRLLDSTGELARLKQLSSLSDRVDGLFSDTATNISGQWSNFFDATTGLSSNASATATRQSVLDNGNALVTRFKQLNGQMDSLGNEVNNGLLSATTEANRLAGEIAKINGQIGGDASAAAPDLLDRRDALITQLVGYTGGSAVQQDGGAINVYTAGGQALVVGTTASTLTTVTDPYQPGRLQVALKAQGTTITLGSSALGGQIGGLLEFRSSVLDPTKAELGRIATGLAVTYNQQHKAGVDLYGNLGGDFFSLSAPNVNANAANTGSASFTASVSDLSKLDGQNLLLKFDGSSWTASRADTGASVAMTGTGSSTDPFVVNGVTLQLSGSAAAGDKFLLQPTANAVTNLAVAITDPSRIAAATPITASADLDNLGTGKVSNVRATDAGNANLLTPASIAFIDANQYTIDGAGPFTYTAGQTISANGWSMTLDGAPVAGDTFAVKPTGAGSSNNGNALTLSNLDDGKAFNGGTITLNGAVSGLTTSIGSAARQATYSADAQDVIHTSAQDARDSVSGVNLDEEASDMLRLQQAYQAASQLISTADTMFQSILSAIR; this is encoded by the coding sequence ATGTCCGTCCTTTCCACCGGCACCAGCGCCCTCATCGCCTTCCAGCGCGCCCTGGCGACGGTGAGCCACAACGTCGCCAACATCAATACCGACGGCTACAGCCGGCAGCGCGTGTCGTTCGCGACCACCACGCCGACCCAGTACGGCTCGGACTACATCGGCAATGGCACCGAGATCACCGACATCTCCCGCGTCGCCGACCAGTTGGCGACCTCGCGGCTGCTGGACAGCACCGGCGAACTGGCACGGCTCAAGCAGCTGTCGAGCCTGTCCGACCGCGTCGACGGGCTGTTCTCCGACACCGCCACCAACATCTCCGGGCAGTGGTCGAACTTCTTCGACGCCACCACCGGGCTGTCGTCCAACGCCTCGGCCACCGCCACCCGGCAGAGCGTGCTGGACAACGGCAACGCGCTGGTGACCCGCTTCAAGCAGCTCAACGGGCAGATGGATTCGCTCGGCAACGAAGTCAACAACGGCCTGCTCTCGGCCACCACGGAAGCCAACCGCCTGGCCGGCGAGATCGCCAAGATCAACGGCCAGATCGGCGGCGACGCCAGCGCGGCCGCGCCGGACCTGCTCGACCGGCGCGATGCGCTGATCACCCAGCTGGTGGGCTACACCGGCGGCAGCGCGGTGCAGCAGGACGGCGGCGCGATCAACGTCTACACCGCCGGCGGCCAGGCGCTGGTGGTCGGCACCACCGCCTCCACCCTGACCACGGTCACCGATCCCTACCAGCCCGGGCGCCTGCAGGTCGCGCTGAAGGCGCAAGGCACCACCATCACCCTGGGCAGCAGCGCGCTGGGCGGGCAGATCGGCGGCCTGCTCGAGTTCCGCAGCAGCGTGCTGGACCCGACCAAGGCCGAACTGGGCCGCATCGCCACCGGCCTGGCGGTCACCTACAACCAGCAGCACAAGGCCGGCGTGGACCTGTACGGCAACCTCGGCGGCGACTTCTTCTCGCTGTCCGCGCCCAACGTCAACGCCAACGCCGCCAACACCGGCAGCGCCAGCTTCACTGCCAGCGTCAGCGACCTGAGCAAGCTCGACGGGCAGAACCTGCTGCTGAAGTTCGACGGCAGCAGCTGGACCGCCAGCCGCGCCGACACCGGCGCCAGCGTGGCCATGACCGGTACCGGCAGCAGCACCGATCCGTTCGTGGTCAACGGGGTGACCCTGCAGCTGTCCGGCAGCGCCGCCGCCGGCGACAAGTTCCTGCTGCAGCCCACCGCCAACGCGGTCACCAACCTGGCGGTGGCGATCACCGACCCCTCGCGCATCGCCGCGGCCACGCCGATCACCGCCAGCGCCGACCTGGACAACCTGGGCACCGGCAAGGTCAGCAACGTGCGCGCCACCGACGCCGGCAACGCCAATTTGCTGACGCCCGCCAGCATCGCCTTCATCGACGCCAACCAGTACACCATCGACGGCGCCGGCCCGTTCACCTACACCGCAGGGCAGACCATCAGCGCCAACGGCTGGAGCATGACCCTGGACGGCGCGCCGGTCGCCGGCGACACCTTCGCGGTCAAACCCACCGGCGCCGGCTCCAGCAACAACGGCAACGCCCTGACCCTGTCCAACCTGGACGACGGCAAGGCGTTCAACGGCGGCACCATCACCCTCAATGGCGCGGTGTCCGGACTTACCACCTCGATCGGCTCGGCGGCGCGACAGGCGACCTACTCGGCCGACGCGCAGGACGTGATCCACACCAGCGCGCAGGACGCGCGCGATTCGGTTTCCGGGGTCAACCTCGATGAAGAGGCCTCGGACATGCTGCGCCTGCAGCAGGCCTACCAGGCCGCCTCGCAGTTGATCTCCACCGCCGACACGATGTTCCAGTCCATTCTGAGTGCGATCCGATGA
- a CDS encoding flagellin, with the protein MAQVINTNVMSLNAQRNLNSTSASMATTIQRLSSGLRINSAKDDAAGLAISERFTTQIRGLDVASRNANDGISLAQTAEGSMVEIGNNLQRIRELSVQSANATNSATDREALNSEVKQLTAEIDRVANQTSFNGTKLLDGSFSGALFQVGADAGQTIGINSIVDANVDSLGKAGFAATQTGSAALASGTATASGSFSGMSVNGVSIASVAVAVGDVDADVSKKIAAAINDKLDQTGVYASIDSTTGALKLESLKAGKDFSFTAGSATGATGITFSNAGIATSATAVAGTTSTLQDLDISTFSGAQKALEIVDKALTAVNSSRADMGAVQNRFTSTIANLSSTSENLSASRSRIRDTDYAKETAELTRTQILQQAGTAMLAQAKSVPQNVLSLLQ; encoded by the coding sequence ATGGCACAGGTAATCAACACCAACGTAATGTCGCTGAACGCTCAGCGCAACCTCAACAGCACCAGCGCGAGCATGGCCACGACGATTCAACGTCTGTCCTCGGGCCTGCGCATCAACAGCGCGAAGGACGACGCCGCCGGTCTGGCGATCTCCGAGCGCTTCACCACCCAGATCCGCGGCCTGGACGTCGCCTCGCGCAACGCCAACGACGGCATCTCGCTGGCGCAGACCGCGGAAGGCTCGATGGTCGAAATCGGCAACAACCTGCAGCGTATCCGCGAGCTGTCGGTGCAGTCGGCCAACGCCACCAACTCCGCCACCGACCGCGAGGCGCTGAACTCGGAAGTCAAGCAGCTGACCGCCGAAATCGACCGCGTCGCCAACCAGACCAGCTTCAACGGCACCAAGCTGCTGGACGGCTCGTTCTCCGGCGCGCTGTTCCAGGTCGGCGCCGATGCCGGCCAGACCATCGGCATCAACAGCATCGTCGACGCCAACGTCGATTCGCTGGGCAAGGCCGGTTTCGCCGCCACCCAGACCGGTTCGGCCGCCCTGGCGTCCGGCACCGCGACCGCCAGCGGCAGCTTCTCCGGCATGTCGGTCAACGGCGTCAGCATCGCCTCGGTCGCGGTCGCGGTCGGCGACGTCGACGCGGACGTCTCCAAGAAGATCGCCGCCGCGATCAACGACAAGCTGGACCAGACCGGCGTCTACGCCTCGATCGACAGCACCACCGGCGCGCTGAAGCTGGAATCGCTGAAGGCCGGCAAGGACTTCTCCTTCACCGCAGGCTCGGCCACCGGCGCCACCGGCATCACCTTCAGCAACGCCGGCATCGCCACCTCGGCCACCGCCGTCGCCGGCACCACCAGCACGCTGCAGGACCTGGACATCTCCACCTTCTCCGGTGCGCAGAAGGCGCTGGAAATCGTCGACAAGGCGCTGACCGCGGTCAACTCCTCGCGCGCCGACATGGGTGCGGTGCAGAACCGCTTCACCTCCACCATCGCCAACCTGAGCTCCACCTCGGAGAACCTGTCGGCCTCGCGCAGCCGCATCCGCGACACCGACTACGCCAAGGAAACCGCCGAGCTGACCCGCACGCAGATCCTGCAGCAGGCTGGTACCGCGATGCTGGCACAGGCCAAGTCGGTCCCGCAGAACGTGCTGAGCCTGCTGCAGTAA